The Armatimonadota bacterium genome has a segment encoding these proteins:
- a CDS encoding Fe-S cluster assembly protein SufB, whose amino-acid sequence MATANPLGIDLDQYKWGFRMPENYVFKSRKGLSREVVEEISYLKGEPDWMRAFRLHSLEVFLRKPMPTWGPDLSSIDFDDIYYYIKPTDRQARSWDELPKEIKDTYERLGIPEAERKFLAGVGAQYESEVVYHSLKEEWEKLGVIFVDTDTAVKQYPDLVREYFGTVVPPEDNKFAALNSAVWSGGSFIYVPAGVKVDIPLQAYFR is encoded by the coding sequence ATGGCGACGGCGAACCCGCTCGGCATCGACCTGGACCAGTACAAGTGGGGCTTCCGGATGCCCGAGAACTACGTGTTCAAGTCCCGCAAGGGCTTGAGCCGGGAGGTGGTGGAGGAGATCTCCTACCTCAAAGGGGAGCCGGACTGGATGCGGGCCTTCCGCCTGCACAGCCTGGAGGTGTTCCTCCGCAAGCCCATGCCCACCTGGGGCCCGGACCTCTCGAGCATCGACTTCGATGACATCTACTACTACATCAAGCCGACGGACCGCCAGGCCCGGAGCTGGGACGAGCTCCCCAAGGAGATCAAGGACACCTACGAGCGGCTGGGCATCCCGGAGGCGGAGCGGAAGTTCCTGGCAGGCGTGGGCGCCCAGTACGAGAGCGAGGTGGTCTACCACAGCCTCAAGGAGGAGTGGGAGAAGCTGGGCGTCATCTTCGTGGACACCGACACCGCGGTCAAGCAGTACCCGGACCTGGTGCGGGAGTACTTCGGGACCGTCGTCCCCCCGGAGGACAACAAGTTCGCGGCCCTGAACTCCGCGGTGTGGTCCGGGGGGTCGTTCATCTACGTGCCCGCGGGGGTCAAGGTGGACATCCCCCTGCAGGCGTACTTCCG
- the sufC gene encoding Fe-S cluster assembly ATPase SufC, with amino-acid sequence MSDRAPDLVIRNLRAKVEDLDREILRGVNLEVHKGEIHAIMGPNGSGKSTLANVLMGNPFYVVTGGEVLYKGRDLLEMTPDERARAGLFIAFQYPVAIPGVNFASFLRTALSARRGYENELIPVAEFQKILREKLELLKLDPSIVTRYVNEGFSGGEKKRAEILQMAVLEPEMAILDETDSGLDIDAVRVVAENINRLFEQAQGNMGIVLITHYSRILHYIRPHHVHVMLDGRIVISGGPELADELEQTGYEGLQAQFAQVVAETPEDRPVRRAGKVFWVAH; translated from the coding sequence ATGTCGGATCGTGCGCCGGATCTGGTAATTCGCAACCTGAGGGCCAAGGTGGAGGACCTGGACCGGGAGATCCTGCGGGGGGTCAACCTGGAGGTCCACAAGGGGGAGATCCACGCCATCATGGGACCCAACGGGTCCGGCAAGTCCACCCTGGCCAACGTGCTCATGGGCAATCCCTTCTACGTGGTCACCGGTGGGGAGGTCCTCTACAAGGGTCGGGACCTCCTGGAGATGACGCCGGACGAGCGGGCCCGGGCGGGCCTGTTCATCGCCTTCCAGTACCCCGTGGCCATCCCGGGCGTGAACTTCGCCTCGTTTCTGCGCACCGCCCTTTCCGCCCGCCGGGGATATGAGAACGAGCTAATCCCCGTGGCGGAGTTCCAGAAGATCCTGCGAGAGAAGCTGGAACTTCTGAAGCTGGATCCCAGCATCGTCACCCGCTACGTGAACGAGGGCTTTAGCGGCGGGGAGAAGAAGCGGGCGGAGATCCTGCAGATGGCTGTGCTGGAGCCGGAGATGGCCATCCTGGACGAGACGGACTCGGGGCTGGACATCGACGCGGTCCGGGTGGTGGCGGAGAACATCAACCGGCTGTTCGAGCAAGCCCAGGGCAACATGGGCATCGTGCTCATCACCCACTACTCCCGGATCCTGCACTACATCCGGCCGCACCACGTGCACGTGATGCTGGACGGACGTATCGTGATCTCCGGGGGTCCGGAGCTTGCGGACGAGCTGGAGCAGACGGGGTATGAGGGGTTGCAGGCCCAGTTCGCCCAGGTGGTAGCGGAGACCCCCGAGGACCGCCCCGTGCGGCGGGCAGGGAAGGTGTTCTGGGTGGCGCACTAA
- a CDS encoding OsmC family protein, with protein MPEIVRSATATWTGDLRSGVGRASTQSGALREITITFPSRFEQGEGSNPEELIAAAHAACFSMALSARLSQRGAPPQEIRTKATLSLQTGEGGPRIRRIHLETEARVPGIDEATFRQAAEEAKEGCPVSTLLKPGLEELTLDARLVP; from the coding sequence ATGCCGGAGATCGTACGGTCGGCGACGGCCACTTGGACGGGGGACCTGCGTAGCGGTGTTGGCAGGGCCAGCACCCAGAGCGGGGCTCTTCGGGAGATTACCATCACCTTCCCTTCCCGGTTCGAGCAGGGAGAAGGGAGCAACCCCGAGGAACTCATCGCGGCCGCGCACGCGGCCTGCTTCAGCATGGCCCTCTCCGCCCGGCTCTCCCAGCGAGGGGCTCCACCCCAGGAGATCCGCACGAAAGCCACCCTCTCCCTTCAGACCGGGGAGGGAGGACCCAGGATCCGGAGGATCCATCTGGAGACGGAGGCGAGGGTCCCCGGCATCGACGAGGCCACCTTCCGACAGGCCGCGGAGGAGGCGAAGGAGGGTTGCCCGGTGTCCACCCTGCTCAAACCAGGCCTTGAGGAACTCACCCTGGATGCCCGGTTAGTGCCATAA